Within the Glycine max cultivar Williams 82 chromosome 12, Glycine_max_v4.0, whole genome shotgun sequence genome, the region ataaaacactGAGACAAAGTTATCGTAGGTCAATATTTTTTGACATTTCaatgtaatttttcatttttacccCATGCAACACaataattacttcaaaaatGCAGAAATGAGGATTCACCTACAAGATAAAGAATAATaccatgaaattttaaaaattaccaaTAAATTAATTCTCTATACATGTTCtagcaaaacacaaaacaaaataacttgAATATGCATgcttaattaagaaaaacaagtgAGGGATATAATTCACAATAACCTAAGAGTggggaaagagagaaaaaggaacaTGAGAAAGAGAGAACAGCATTATAAATTAAACCTAGAAAGAACCCTAATCAAAcccaaagaaaaagagatgaaTGAGACAAAAAGAGAGTTCAAGTGAGATAGATGAATAAGAGAACAAGAGCGTACGAATGAGAGGTAATGAGAGAGTGAGATTGACAACAAGTATCACCGTGTGGACACCACTGCGAATAAGGATATTATTTACGATGCAAAATTAGGAAATTTTTTCCATAATATACACAAAAAATTACCGAAATATACAGCCCCTTTCATTATTTACCCCAATATACAACTTTACTATTCACAATGTAAATTTGGATTGGGGGGACCCGAAtttacattgtaattttttaaaaaaaattataattttgagttaagaatcacattttttttattttctttttattttttttatttcttcagaAATATATATAGGTAAAGGAGAATGATAAAATTAGAGGAAATTATTGTACAGTTTTTTAGTTAcgatgtatatattatttagcTAAATTTATATGTCGttgacaattttgttttttttatgtacgttaacttaaaaaatgagaaaattagatagtagtattaaaataaattaaaaaacacagtgaataaataattaatacatctttcttatataataataaacatgcacTCAAAAAGTGCGATAACTCAGGTGGATAGACGAGAATAACAAAACATACTAAAAATACAATCGCAATACAAATATAACGAAACTAACGATAATTGAAAGATGTTGGGCAGGAAACCTGTTTTCTTCCATTTCGGTTATTGGTTTGTCAAGaatagctaaaatttctattggacaAAATCATTTCCAATAGTAGAATTTTACTAACACCATTAGTATGTCTTTGTCATTTTTCAATTATGTTATTTCATATTCGATTAAATTTTCTGAATACTTAGTATGACCCTGATTATTGAAAGAACACTCGTCTCACCGTGATTCATGAATTCCATTAAGAGGAATGTCAAATCTTATTGGATTTGGTATAATGAAGGAGTAACCTAAAAACCCACTTTGGCGTGTTATTGTAATACAAaattgcatcatgagtaggagtgATAGTGGATTGAAAGAGTATACCATTTGGTGTTCTATTGatggtacataataattttgtatggcCAACACATACGATTTCTAAGTGCACATTAACCTTGTTTAAACATGATCATCATTATTCAATTGTagatattgaaaaaatatttccacTTTCATCtagtatgaaataaaattagtcttttatttcaattataattttggtttcttttattttgtaattttgatatctctaattttttatgcatgattttagtttttaaattttataaaatctgtaattttggttcattttttagtttttttaatgttttttttgtctaataatATGCTAAatctaacattatttatttaggTACCACCAAGAGATAATTCAATTAAGGATTAAACCATGATGGTAACTTTTCTAAAATGTGAGGattggaattgaaaaaaaaaagtgagatcaAAATTGTGGACCAATaattaaaagagaagaaaaaaaaatacaatttagcctaatttttaaagtaaaaaagttaaCTCAGAATAAACTATATATTAGATGTCAAAGTGTAATCTTTATCTTCAAAATTCTATACATGATAAAAATttccaatttttcattttttttcgtaATGcctaaaataatgatttttgaacaatgtaaaaattaaaatatgaaaaattatatatcactgttgatatatttaataacaaaaatagtttatatttaaaaagtaattatttaaatCTTGTACAATATTTACCACTAAACTATTTACTACACAATataaaaatgaaccaaaaaatatatatttcataacaaacaattatttctataactaaaaaaatacattagtgaTGAAATTTAATTCTacagtaaaatatgttttgtgcacattaaaattttttgggtacaataatttaaataactttaaaataacaCTTTTAATAGGGGTGTTTGTAGACCGATTTAGGTCGATTTTGACTAAATTTATGACCAAACTCAATCAAATTTGATCGATTTGATTCGCTTTTCacaatttgtttttgaaatccaGTGTATTCATGAATGGTTGGACCAACATGTTaccaatttaaatttattctttttttagaattattattttatattattattcatccaAATATCTCATACAATTAACAAGCACAATGTTATCAAatgtctaaaaataataaaattaatttatttaatatcatcaacataaattctAAGATAGACTAGtacaaactaaaacaaaatatcattcaaTAAGATTTAATCACAACTATTCTTTATacactattttctttttacaatgAGCTTTACTGTGACTAAATTTGTTACAATATATTTgtgaatgaataaaatatgacccattaatattataaacataaccaaaaacataatatgaaaaaatgtaaaataaataacaatgtgCTTGAAAGTACTTCAAGAAATTGTTCAAACTATTTAGACTAATTTGAGTCAATTGAGATTCAGGTATAATCATCGGTAAGTACATAGCCCTACATGttaaagaagataaaagaaataatatgcaaaaactattttatagtTCCTTTTCTGATAATATATTGTTGTCGACATCCATATAAAGCAGTTTCTTTTAGAATCTGCACACAAATATATTGCTTAATGCTTAGTAGAGGAGTATTTCTAAAGAGACCTTAATTTCTTTTCAATAAATCTCGTGCACAATTTTCTTACTCTAacatcttttctctttcttggcGATGAAGATCTCGTACGCAATGAGGGCGAGGTCAGAATTGGGGAGGCTTGGTGAGCTGGTCGAGCAGAGAAGGGAGGTCGTCTGTGACGGAGACGACGACAGGATTCGGAGGCATTATCGACGATGGTGTTGGCATTGACTCTCTTGGAGTGGCCCGATGAGAGATGTGTGAAGAGATGAGCCTGTCAGTATGGTGACCAAAATGCATAGAATTCATGGTTGTGATGAAACTCAATTCGAAACATACAAATTGATCGAAGGGAATCGAACCCATGACTGAGACTCAATTATGGTTAACCATTGAGCTACTGTACTTAGTTGGTATATAGAcgtgagaaataaaatatatagttattgtaatttttattgttattttacacgtctttatatgttttaattaatgaCTCACCGGTTGAAGGATTGGGTCCTTAAAACAGCACGTACGTTCCGTGTTTTGACTTGTAATTGTATCTTTCTCAATTTTGCTTTGTAAACCAACTCACACACGCAGATCCATCGATTCGTCAACGCGTAATTTTTGGAAGGAAAAGCCCACCCCCACCCAGGTGAGGTGAGATGAGATGAGATCCCTTATTATTGTATGATCTGATCtgaataaaatgaattgaatgttAATTGTGTTGAGCAGTGATGTGCAATGCAGAGATCACGTGAAGCTCTTCTACATAGAAGAAGAGCTAAAACTGGGTCTGGCTATAAACTCTCTCTctcattgctttttcttttgtgGCCTCTAATCTTCCGCGCTCATGGTTACCCCGCACCCACAGGTAAATAAATTGCAATTATGGGTCTTGCTTTTGAGAATAATCAAAACAATATTCTTGTTAGTCACTTTATTATCTATGGATGTAGAGTCTAATTGGAAGCAAAATAAGCAAGGACAGTGTAAAACCTCTAATTTTGCTAATAAATGTTTGCTCAAAGAAACTCATGATTACATTCTCCCTGACCCTGAAGATGCTGAGTCAGTCCCAAATGATAGTGATACTCCCACTAGAGAGGATGTGCAAAAATCTGATCACTTACCTTGGGCTGTGCCTCTTGGTCTTGATGAATTCAAGAGCAGGGCAATTAGTTCTAAAATTAACTCTGGCACTGCTGGTTCATCTGGAAGTGTAATGCATAGAGTGGAGCCTGGTGGTGCAGAATACAATTATGCTTCAGCCTCCAAGGGAGCAAAAGTATTAGGTTCTAACAAAGAAGCCAAAGGCGCCTCTAATATCTTAAGCGGAGACAAAGATAAGTATCTTCGCAATCCATGTTCAGCCGAAGAGAAATTCGTCATCATAGAGATTTCTGAAGAAATCTTGGTAGATACAATACAAGTAGCTAATTTTGAGCACCATTCTTCCaatttaaaagcttttgaacTTCTTGGCAGTCTGAGCTTTCCAACAGATGTTTGGGTTTTCTTTGGGAATTTCACTGCCTCAAATGTTAGGCATGCTCAGAGGTTTGTTCTTCAGGAGCCAAAATGGGTGAGATACCTAAAATTGAATCTTCAAAGTCACTATGGTTCTGAATTTTATTGCACACTAAGCGCAGTTGAAGTTTATGGTGTGGATGCTGTTGAGAGGATGCTGGAGGATTTGATACATACTCAAGATAATCTATATGCACCTGGAGATGGTGATGCTGATAAAAGGACAGTATCACCCCATCCTAATCCTCCTGAGAGTGAAGATgttcatcaaaataattttggagATCCTGCTTCAGATATCTCCTCTGCAAATCATGAGAAAGTAAATAGTAATGTTCCTGATCCAGTTGAAGAAACCCATCAACAAGTTGGCAGGATGCCCGGGGATACTGTTCTCAAGATTCTGATGCAGAAAGTTCGCACTCTAGACTTAAATTTGTTTGCTTTGGAGCGGTATATGGAGGACTTAAATTCTAGATATGTCAATATTTTCAAAGAGTACAGCAAAGACATGGGAGGAAAAGATATACTTATACAGAATATCAAAGATGGCATTAGGAATCTCGTTGACCGGCAGGATGCTATAGTATGTGAAATCTATCCTGGATATTGTTGGcattaattgtatttaattatatgaaaacCATTATTATTCTACATTTAATTCATTTTGCAAATGATTTGTTGCCCTTGCAGACAAAAGGTGCAAGTGATCTCAAATCTTGGAAGTCCCATATTTCCATGCAGTTGGATCATCTACTCAGGGACAATGCTGTTTTGAGGTGAGAGTTTACAACACAAGCTTTCTGTAATTTATCACTATATGAGCGTAAGAGGCTAAGAGCTAGTTCAGATTTAGTAACTGGTTCACTTTGAGAGTATCTTTAAAACAGTAGAGTAGTTGAATATCTATGACAATTAAGGGAAGAAGTTTGTAATAGTGCTAAAACACTCAGTAAAATCACAGTTTtgtgatgaagaagaaaaacataaaattttaaatctttctATCAGTAGTCTGCTatgtagaataaaattttagaattatatGGCTTGAGGCttgctttttttttggaaggcaaacatagatatatattattaataatatcaaatcaGTACCAGAAGTACTGATGAATTACACATAAAGACAAGACACTAAGAGTGTCGCCTCCCAAACAAAGCAAGCCCCCCAAAAATCCACTACAAAGGCTTGCTACTTAAcggcattttaattttatgacttTTATTAGTTACTTTATGCATATACTTTTAGATATTAAAGGTACTTTCAGTTCAACCACAATTTGGCATTTGATCAAGGCTTTTGTTTCCAGATCAATGACTAAACCAATATTTAGAAATGGTTTTTGTTATCTTGCGGAAAGGAAGCTTAGGGAGGGGCGATTGTCTTATCCCAAGGCATACTTACAAAAGACATTCTAACTAAAGACTACCAGAGCTTTATGTTTTACCCCCTCATTCCACCatctactttatttttatagGGTGGAACTGGGTTAAAGAATCAATTTTAGCAAATAAAGTCAAAGCAATAAAAGATTGTTTCATAGTCAGGGCTGCTGCTAGTTGTTAATTCCATTTGAGGGAAAGAGGAATCGTAGCGATACTCTCTTTTTAATACCATTCTCTATGATTGACTTAAACTAATTGAAAATCGCCAATTTTGATGTGTCCTGCCTCTCTTTTAATCAACTTACCAAAATTGgtgatttccaataaatttaatctttatttctTCTCATATTATTAGATGCAATTCCACTGTTTGATGTTCTGTATATTTATCATGAAAAGTGCCATTTAATAATGGCCAACCCAATGGGCTCATGATTCATGAACATTTTATACTACAGTGCCTAAGGTGATTTTGAAAACCTTGgccatgaaaagaaaaatattgtttgCCATAGGACCAAAATACTATGAATAATTGAAGATAGTTGTCATTGTTTACTGTTTCTGAACCTTGCCCTCTGCTTTGTGGTTGCTGTTTGATATCAAAGCTTGAAcctcattttcttttcctaatGGATATGCTATTAAGTATTTAGTTCTTTGGGAtctgatttttttcttaataattcaGGTCCGAGGTTAATGAAGTCCGCAGGAAGCAAACATCTTTAGAAAACAAGGGTGTGCTAGTGTTCTTAGTGTGTTGTATTTTTTCATTGTTAGTTATATTACGGCTGTCTCTAGATATGGCTACGAGTGTCTATAGAGTAGTACTGAGTGTTAATAGAACAGATTGCTCCAGGAAATTTTGTGCCGTTAGCTCATCCTGGTTTCTCCTATTATTGAATTGtatcattgttatttttatattaactttGTGATAgtccattttttaaatatgttgttaacTTGTGTGAGATGCTTGGTGATTGTGTTGTTTCTTTCAATATAGATATAGAAACTTTCTTCAAAGTTCTTTATTCATTTTCACTTGCAGTGACTAAGGTGGCTTTGGTATTGCcggcaattttaatttttaaatattcgtGTTATAAAAAGGCTTACATCTGTTGCAATAAAAAGTCCcgttttattatgaaaataaacataACTTTGGAGatagataacaaaaaaaaaaagagtgatgcAGTTGATCAATATGACACCTAAAGAAATATTTGTAGTCCGAACCACAggtgataaatttaaaaataaattaaatgctgGCCATGTTGAAGTTTTTGCATGATTACGTTTtagtcaaaataaataatattcttaACACTCTGGACATTATATTGTAGGGGTATTTTCCTTGTAAAATATTGTAGGagtatttttcttgaaaaaaaaaacgtgaaTAGTTGAGAAATCATATTAAAAGTGATTAGttagatttttcaacaaaaaattaatcattaacaaaaaaaactaattgatatTCCACGTCAATGTTATAataactcaaaataaaaaataagaatgtaaGCAATTCAAGAATAAATAAAGCTATTTCGTAGCACACTTGAATGTCAAACGAAAatctctcctttttcttttttttgaagATCACGTGAGGAAGGTCATctccaattgaactatcaagtAGTATTATCCTCATATAGAAATATAGTGCAtgcttgaaaaaataattggtaACGCATGTCAAACACTAGTCATATCTGATGCACAAGCAACAATGCCTAGCTTGTGTGCCTTTAGTATTGACCTGAAAATAGCAAAGGCATGGATCAAAAACGTGTCTCCAAACACAGTGCATCCTAATACGTTCTAGAAACTCAGTTCTaagactaaatttaaattttacaccATGCTTCAAtcacaaatcaattttttttttcaaataggaATAAATTTAAAAGCTTTTTCGTGTagactaaattaaaaagaaacatcGCATTAGGAACCCAAAAAAACACCCTAGCAGTATGCCATCTGCAGATGACAGACAAAAACACAATTTCAacagttaaaaaataatgcaacgaccaaaagtttaattaacttaacttagttaagttaattaaacttttaatgcAACGACCAAAAGTTTAATTAGACCTACATAAAATATGCCCATAATTGAGATACCCCAAAATGGTCGTCACAAACCCATCAGCGATTGTGTATTATTTCAATCATTACAAAACAAGATACATCGATTGCATCCAAAATGAGTGCAAATTCTagacaagaaaaaaaggaaacagtAAAAGATATTAAAGTGAAAAGAATATTGAATAGCAAAACATGATAAATGCATTCAAGTCCACCTTGATACCAAACTTCCGGATAATGACACAAATGCCCGGAAAACATATACTAATAAACTATAGTCTTCTATTTACACAAACATATCCTCAGGTACATATACCGGCAGAAACAAAGAATTGGGATGACCGTATGAAATGGGGCGGGAGCAGCCTCACCCTCCAAAAATGTATCAAAACAGCAACTGTCAAGCAATCACCAATCAGCCACCTGTTAATATTTGTAACCTGAAGAACCTGGAGGAGCAGGAGGCAACCGATTAGGTGTTCGGCGGCTGCTAGAGTTGGAACCAGAGTTCACATCACCATTTTGTGCAGGATCGCTAGAATGTCGACTGTGACCATTGGATCCCGATCTTGATGAACCACTTCGACTAACAGGGCCATTGGCAGCTGCATCAAAGGCAGATCTCCAGTCATCACCAGGTCCGCTGCTGCTTCTTGGGCTACTCTCtgcaaaacaaataagtaatgTAAGTACACTAAAAGGAAAAACACAGAAAAAAACTACTATCAACCGAGAatccaaaaaaggaaagaaaaaacatgTGTCAACAAATATTAACTCCCGATACAATCAGGCTCATTACCAGGATAAGTAAGGTTTGGATCCATTTAAATCAAATGGGAAAGTGaactttacaaaataaaatgcaaattgtaactactaattaaaaaaaatcatggtgaATTTTAAGACATCCATAGACTGTTATATGAATCTATTTTATTAAGACTGGGACAAAACAGGCACTCCATGCCTGtgtaatctttaaaaaatttaaaagaaaaggataatAGAAGTTAAATAATAATGGGCGGTTTGCGAGATGTAACGGTTGCTATGGGTTGTTTGAAGAGTGCAGTTGCAGGggttaaaaagatattttataaagGTAGTTATAAGGGTAAAATGGGATAACATGTGTACACCAAAACTTGGTATTCCCTTTATGTATAACGGTGGTCAATATGTTCAGGCTATGAATGTAACAGAAAATATCAGAATACGATATAATGGTACCATAATTCCTAATAATATTCAATCATCAGTGATGACAAGCTTAGGcacttgaaaaacaaaaaagaggtgCACAATATGTTTAACTAATATTGATGACTCACCCATCTGACAAATATGTAAATGAGTAAGAAAGCAGCTTACACATACCTGCACTACCATTTGACCAGCCAGAGGCAGCAGCTGCTCGGTTGTCATGAATACTCAATTGGCGTGTCAATTTTGAGAGAAGGGAGGATTGTTTCTGGATTCGATCTCTTCTGCGCTTAACATTTTGATCTTCTAGAAGCAGTTCCTCAATCTTAGCTGTGCTTTGAGCACTAATCACAGAAACATacaaaaaatgttaacaaaGACCGACATCAAAGCAACAACTGAATACAAAAAATTGTCATTGTCATATACAAAACTGTAACATACAGATTAATTACATTGTAACGTGTACATGAACACTTGAATCAATAATGAATTACGAAGCAAAATTACTGTATttgaacacacacacacacacacacatatgggTTAGCATCCTCATTTTTTTTCAGACAAAAATCCATCACACTCAGTTAAATAACTGATTAATTGATAAAACagccttataattttttttcaaatttaaattgagtTACTTCAAccatctcttttctctcatataCAGCATGCATTCCCCATTGAGGCTGCTTATCCTATTCCTAATTGAGAGTTATTGTCACATTGCCCAGTTTGGTCATCATTCAGCAATATTTGCTTCAACCTATATCAGTTTTCCCTCCACATTTGGAACATTGAAAAAGTTTCTTTCAGTGTGTTGAAGCACACTGCAATTTActttgagaagaaaacaaagagtaATGCCTTCCATGAGATAGAAAGCGTGGACACGAAACATCTGTATGGTGTTTTAGAGTAAGCATAAAAATTGATTACATTGGACTGACTGGTGGGAAGAGTACAATGGCGTCTGagcaagaaaacagaaaaaattaattaaagtctGATATTTAGATAATTTTCCTGAAGAGATTAACCAGCACACAAAAAACAGCCAAACACATCCAGAAACCTTTTACAATCTCTCTAAATAACAATAACCAAGTTTTTTCCCTCCAGCAGAGGTTGGATACATGGATCAAACGACATTAATGCTCTATTGTAAATCAAGTAAAAAGGCATGTGATTGACTTCTAAGTCCCTCTTAATTGTTTAGCCTGGTTTTCTTGGTCACCTACCTCTAGTTACCAAGCTACCCCCTATCTATATCTCCTTCTTGGTTACATGTCTTCTCCGCACATGCAAAAAGACTACTATATCTTCTACAATAGGTGCCATCCTAGCTTTTTCCCCTAATGCATTCATTCCTAATCTTGTCTAGTTTGTCCACTCATCCAatgcaacatcctcatctccatTACATTAAAGTTTATTCTCTTGTTGGCTTTTTATCTACTAACATTCAGTTCCATGATACATTGCAGGCCTGAAGCTGTGCGGCAAAATGTTACCAAAATTATCAGTCACATTCCAGAAAATTTTGAGGGAATGCAAAGagaatttaaagatattttataatttctttatgtTCCTTTAAAATCTTCAAGAATGAGACTGAAATGCAAGGAAGAAATTTAATGCAAGAGAATAAGAATAAAAGGCATAAACAAATTTCTGAACCTGACAGAGCTATATAATTGATTCAGCATGTCTTCCTTAGCCTTTTCAACTTGACAAAGGACAACTGCCTGTAAACCAAGCAACCAGAAAATGCATCAAAAATTAACTGGGAAAActggaaaaattataaaaatggcaAATGCTAAAAACAGAAGCTTACCTTTGGAACATTAGCAGCTAAACTATTTAAAACTGCTTCAACATATCCAcgaacttcttgtgacatccATCGGAGTTCTTCCTCAGGGTCAGCAGGTCTTCGAGCCATTGTGTCCTGAGACGggatatacaaaaatataataatacatgGTCAATaacaacatttatttatttttaattgttatgcaACTCCTCAGCTTAGACTGACTCAATCAATATTTCCTGAGACTGAATCATTCCAGTGATACATTTACAGATTTACCCAAATGATATGATAATCATTATCACAATTTCCAACATATCTTTGATTACCTATTCTGTAAAGtttcttgttaattttttacggtaacaaaacattaaaatagcCACTAATGCTTGAGTAGGACATTAGACTCCAAGGACTAGGGATGTTTACAAATTGATTGAATGTGTAGTAGGGGATTCTTAAGACCAACCCTTTAATGGTTGAATAGCTCGGTAGGATGGGGTAGAAGTATTATTTCCCTAAATTTGTTTGGTTGGGTTTGTGGATCCACCCAACAACAAACTCCAATGAAAGCTTACATGAAGTTCCttatatattcaataaaaaaatattaaagatccataaaatttataaatgtcACTACTTATTGCTTAATCTATACCAATATAATTCTGTCCAGGACGGTTGTCAGCTCCTGGTGTAATTTCTGCTATTTTTGTTTTGCATAAAAGTTGAATGCTTTT harbors:
- the LOC100805595 gene encoding SUN domain-containing protein 3 isoform X1; translated protein: MQRSREALLHRRRAKTGSGYKLSLSLLFLLWPLIFRAHGYPAPTESNWKQNKQGQCKTSNFANKCLLKETHDYILPDPEDAESVPNDSDTPTREDVQKSDHLPWAVPLGLDEFKSRAISSKINSGTAGSSGSVMHRVEPGGAEYNYASASKGAKVLGSNKEAKGASNILSGDKDKYLRNPCSAEEKFVIIEISEEILVDTIQVANFEHHSSNLKAFELLGSLSFPTDVWVFFGNFTASNVRHAQRFVLQEPKWVRYLKLNLQSHYGSEFYCTLSAVEVYGVDAVERMLEDLIHTQDNLYAPGDGDADKRTVSPHPNPPESEDVHQNNFGDPASDISSANHEKVNSNVPDPVEETHQQVGRMPGDTVLKILMQKVRTLDLNLFALERYMEDLNSRYVNIFKEYSKDMGGKDILIQNIKDGIRNLVDRQDAITKGASDLKSWKSHISMQLDHLLRDNAVLRSEVNEVRRKQTSLENKGVLVFLVCCIFSLLVILRLSLDMATSVYRVVLSVNRTDCSRKFCAVSSSWFLLLLNCIIVIFILTL
- the LOC100805595 gene encoding SUN domain-containing protein 3 isoform X2 produces the protein MQRSREALLHRRRAKTGSGYKLSLSLLFLLWPLIFRAHGYPAPTDAESVPNDSDTPTREDVQKSDHLPWAVPLGLDEFKSRAISSKINSGTAGSSGSVMHRVEPGGAEYNYASASKGAKVLGSNKEAKGASNILSGDKDKYLRNPCSAEEKFVIIEISEEILVDTIQVANFEHHSSNLKAFELLGSLSFPTDVWVFFGNFTASNVRHAQRFVLQEPKWVRYLKLNLQSHYGSEFYCTLSAVEVYGVDAVERMLEDLIHTQDNLYAPGDGDADKRTVSPHPNPPESEDVHQNNFGDPASDISSANHEKVNSNVPDPVEETHQQVGRMPGDTVLKILMQKVRTLDLNLFALERYMEDLNSRYVNIFKEYSKDMGGKDILIQNIKDGIRNLVDRQDAITKGASDLKSWKSHISMQLDHLLRDNAVLRSEVNEVRRKQTSLENKGVLVFLVCCIFSLLVILRLSLDMATSVYRVVLSVNRTDCSRKFCAVSSSWFLLLLNCIIVIFILTL